In Syntrophotaleaceae bacterium, a genomic segment contains:
- the cydC gene encoding thiol reductant ABC exporter subunit CydC: MKVLLPFLQLLRPHRQWALLALVSGVLTLLASVGLLAVSGWFLSGAAIAGAGLIAAQSFNMLLPSAGIRSCAVIRTAGRYAERIIAHETTLRLLSSLRVWLYRRIEPQAPASLFRFRSGDLLGRIVADIDALDGLFIRVLAPSLVAGCTVVLVCALLWWIAPQAAILFLVSMLAGGVAVPLLAQRLGHLVGCRIQRQAALFRANLLEDLQGIADLLIYGAHNRHVLLRLDESSKLLKLQEKMAVISGFGSAMLTLLAGIATVGALYVAIPLAQGGHFSGPLLAAITFGVLAAFEAVMPLPSAWQTFGKIRSAAGRVLAVTAVPTDITFIENGAPDPCNTDIEFHDVSFRYPLDNRENAVDRIELRLPQQATLALVGPSGCGKTTLAHLLTRFWDPRQGIITIGGTDLRRFSEPQLRGLITLISQETHIFNTTLRENMLVAAPGATDSRLMQALEQARLADFVSSLPQGLDTWAGEGGSQLSGGEARRLALARALLKDAPIWILDEPTEGLDNETRLQFNTTLFASLRGKTVLLITHHEEILDQMDQVCYMEKGRIVATGRHPVLLATCEPYRHLVGKPFRK; the protein is encoded by the coding sequence ATGAAGGTTCTGTTGCCCTTCCTCCAGCTGTTGCGGCCACATCGCCAGTGGGCCCTCCTGGCACTTGTTTCCGGTGTTCTGACCCTGTTGGCCAGTGTCGGCCTGCTTGCCGTTTCCGGCTGGTTTCTCAGCGGTGCCGCAATTGCAGGGGCGGGTCTCATAGCGGCGCAGAGTTTCAATATGCTGCTCCCCAGCGCCGGCATTCGCAGCTGTGCCGTGATTCGCACCGCCGGCCGCTATGCCGAGCGGATCATCGCCCATGAAACCACCTTGCGACTGCTCTCCTCCCTGCGGGTCTGGTTGTACCGACGAATCGAGCCCCAGGCGCCGGCCAGTCTCTTCCGATTCCGTAGCGGCGACCTGCTGGGCCGAATTGTCGCCGATATCGATGCCCTTGACGGGCTCTTCATCCGGGTGCTCGCCCCGTCCCTTGTCGCAGGCTGTACCGTCGTTCTGGTCTGCGCATTGCTGTGGTGGATCGCCCCGCAAGCGGCCATTCTGTTCCTGGTGTCCATGCTCGCCGGCGGCGTGGCGGTTCCCCTGCTGGCCCAACGCCTGGGGCATCTGGTGGGTTGCCGGATTCAGCGGCAGGCCGCCCTGTTTCGGGCCAATCTGCTTGAAGATCTGCAGGGGATTGCCGATCTGCTCATCTACGGGGCTCACAACCGCCATGTTCTGCTGCGTTTGGATGAAAGCTCCAAGCTGCTCAAGCTGCAGGAAAAAATGGCGGTAATCAGCGGTTTCGGCAGTGCCATGCTGACACTGCTGGCCGGTATCGCCACAGTCGGAGCACTCTATGTCGCCATCCCGCTTGCCCAGGGGGGACATTTTAGCGGCCCCCTCCTGGCAGCGATCACCTTTGGAGTTCTGGCCGCCTTCGAGGCCGTGATGCCTCTGCCGTCAGCCTGGCAGACCTTTGGCAAAATCCGTTCGGCAGCAGGGCGCGTTCTCGCGGTCACCGCAGTGCCCACCGACATTACCTTTATCGAAAACGGCGCCCCCGACCCCTGCAACACGGATATCGAATTCCACGATGTCAGCTTCCGTTATCCGTTGGACAACCGGGAAAACGCCGTCGATCGGATCGAGCTGCGCTTGCCGCAGCAGGCCACCCTGGCTCTGGTCGGCCCCTCTGGCTGTGGCAAAACCACATTGGCACACCTGCTGACCCGTTTCTGGGATCCCAGGCAAGGAATTATCACCATCGGGGGTACCGATCTGCGCCGGTTCAGTGAACCGCAGCTGCGCGGCCTGATCACCCTTATTTCACAGGAAACCCACATTTTCAATACAACTTTACGTGAGAATATGCTGGTCGCGGCTCCGGGGGCAACCGACAGCCGGTTGATGCAGGCACTGGAACAGGCCCGGCTGGCTGACTTCGTCAGCAGTCTGCCCCAGGGTCTGGATACCTGGGCCGGGGAAGGAGGATCGCAGCTGTCCGGCGGGGAGGCGAGGCGACTGGCCCTGGCCCGTGCCCTGCTCAAGGATGCCCCGATCTGGATTCTTGACGAACCGACCGAAGGGCTCGACAACGAAACCCGCCTGCAGTTCAATACCACCCTTTTCGCCAGTCTCAGGGGCAAAACCGTCCTGCTGATCACCCACCATGAGGAGATACTGGATCAGATGGATCAGGTCTGCTACATGGAAAAAGGCCGCATTGTCGCCACCGGTCGCCACCCCGTACTGCTTGCCACCTGCGAGCCGTACCGGCATCTTGTTGGCAAACCCTTCAGAAAATAA
- a CDS encoding radical SAM protein, whose protein sequence is MEEWSPQKKWNPFNSYKLLAQVYRWRHIARGMPVPQPALVTIDPVNRCNLRCSWCNAGYVLEENNKMMSRDTLMALADFLPSWHGSPAWAAGVEAICIAGGGEPLLHPDIGTFIDRVVAGGIEVGVVTNGTSMECLLEPLSKCTWVGVSVDAGTAATYQRLKKVDCFEKVVRNIEQLASFAAAHSCRLAKVGGRAEISYKYLLTPENIDEIVPAARLAKELGCANFHLRPVGIAWDKLSSSSPPLFRHEDIRRLEAAMDRIRSLEDETFGVYGIFHKFGSDLNPCNSFNLCHAIFMTCVIMPPRDDMREQFRLGLCCDRRGD, encoded by the coding sequence TTGGAAGAATGGTCGCCGCAAAAAAAATGGAACCCTTTCAACAGCTATAAGCTCCTGGCGCAGGTCTATCGCTGGCGCCATATCGCCCGTGGGATGCCTGTACCCCAACCAGCCCTGGTCACTATCGACCCTGTCAATCGTTGCAACCTCAGGTGCAGTTGGTGCAACGCCGGGTATGTGCTGGAGGAGAACAACAAAATGATGAGCAGGGATACCCTGATGGCATTAGCTGATTTCCTGCCGTCATGGCACGGCTCTCCAGCGTGGGCTGCAGGGGTAGAGGCCATCTGTATTGCCGGTGGAGGGGAGCCTCTGTTGCATCCCGATATCGGCACCTTCATCGATCGTGTGGTGGCCGGTGGCATCGAAGTGGGGGTTGTAACCAACGGCACCAGCATGGAGTGCCTGCTGGAGCCTTTATCCAAATGCACCTGGGTCGGCGTGTCGGTAGACGCCGGGACCGCCGCCACCTACCAGAGACTCAAAAAGGTCGACTGCTTCGAGAAGGTAGTGCGCAACATAGAGCAATTGGCCTCTTTTGCTGCGGCTCACAGCTGCCGCCTGGCAAAGGTTGGCGGCCGGGCGGAGATTTCCTACAAATACCTTCTGACCCCCGAGAATATCGATGAAATAGTCCCTGCAGCCCGGCTTGCCAAGGAGTTGGGATGTGCGAATTTCCATTTGCGCCCGGTGGGGATTGCCTGGGACAAGTTATCCTCATCTTCGCCACCCCTTTTTCGTCACGAGGACATCCGTCGTCTGGAAGCAGCCATGGATCGCATCCGTTCCCTGGAAGACGAAACCTTCGGCGTCTATGGCATTTTCCACAAATTCGGCAGCGACCTCAATCCCTGTAACAGTTTCAACCTTTGTCATGCGATTTTTATGACCTGCGTTATCATGCCGCCGCGAGATGACATGAGAGAACAGTTTCGATTAGGCCTCTGCTGTGACCGGCGCGGAGATTGA
- a CDS encoding septal ring lytic transglycosylase RlpA family protein — protein sequence MGLTLRKLSAFLFFFALSIGSPFLTDGRESYIGYTESGKASFYSDKIHHKKTASGELYKHSLKTAAHKKLPFGSNVKVTNLNNGKSVIVKINDRGPFNEDRIIDLSKSAFSSIDNKLSGIINVKIEVVK from the coding sequence ATGGGACTCACATTGAGAAAGTTATCAGCGTTTCTATTTTTCTTTGCTTTATCTATTGGTAGTCCATTTTTAACTGATGGCCGTGAAAGCTATATCGGATACACAGAATCCGGCAAGGCTTCTTTCTACTCTGACAAAATCCACCATAAAAAAACTGCCAGTGGAGAACTTTATAAGCACAGTTTAAAAACTGCAGCTCATAAAAAGTTACCATTTGGTTCAAATGTTAAGGTAACGAACTTAAATAACGGTAAAAGTGTGATTGTGAAAATAAATGACCGTGGTCCTTTCAATGAAGATCGAATTATTGATCTTTCAAAATCAGCATTCAGTAGTATTGACAATAAATTATCGGGTATAATCAACGTAAAAATTGAAGTCGTCAAATAA
- a CDS encoding anaerobic ribonucleoside-triphosphate reductase activating protein: protein MGIKGFQGTSLLDFPGRIASLVFYGGCNLTCPYCHNPSLVLTPDELDDYPVPALVEDLARRRTFIDGVVVSGGEPTIDKGLLPLLSQIKALGLLVKLDTNGLEPKVLKEAIWEGLVDFVAIDLKTSPARYQELHPGKVDIARLAKSVRLLLDSPVDYEFRTTCVPTLVGQPEIRDLGEMIRGAHRWVLQQFVPQHSLAQSAREIPPCSAEELGLLAETARQYVDEVALRGL, encoded by the coding sequence ATGGGTATCAAGGGATTCCAGGGAACCAGCCTGCTCGATTTCCCCGGCCGGATCGCCTCCCTGGTTTTCTACGGCGGCTGCAATCTGACCTGCCCTTACTGCCACAATCCTTCCCTTGTATTGACGCCGGACGAACTGGATGATTATCCAGTTCCGGCGCTGGTGGAGGATCTGGCGCGACGGAGAACCTTCATCGACGGAGTGGTGGTGTCCGGAGGCGAGCCGACCATCGACAAGGGCCTGCTTCCTTTGCTCAGCCAGATTAAAGCCCTGGGCCTGCTGGTCAAGCTCGACACCAATGGCCTGGAGCCGAAGGTCCTGAAGGAAGCGATCTGGGAGGGGCTGGTCGATTTCGTGGCCATAGACCTGAAAACCTCGCCGGCCCGTTACCAAGAACTTCATCCGGGAAAGGTGGACATCGCCAGGCTGGCCAAGAGCGTGCGCCTGCTCCTCGACAGCCCGGTGGACTACGAATTCCGTACTACCTGCGTGCCTACGCTGGTGGGCCAACCGGAAATCCGGGACCTCGGCGAAATGATTCGCGGCGCCCACCGCTGGGTCCTTCAGCAATTCGTCCCCCAGCACTCCCTGGCCCAATCGGCAAGGGAGATCCCTCCCTGCAGCGCCGAGGAACTCGGCCTCCTGGCCGAAACCGCGCGACAATATGTGGACGAGGTCGCCCTGCGCGGCCTCTAA
- a CDS encoding M20/M25/M40 family metallo-hydrolase, producing MNSYELLEKLCNLPGVTGFEEAVRETIAKIVEPMVDELRVDTLGNLIAIRRGLSGFRLMLDAHMDEIGFLVQHIDEQGFIRIVPVGSWDQRLLPSHLLTIVTADGRRIEGVVGTQPPHILRPFDMDKVIPMEEMFLDIGATTRQEVVAAGVSIGDPILAHYPFRRIGRETVAGKALDDRAGCAAIIRTLQALQGAEIEATVVAAFVVAEERGMMGARTAAYQAEPDLAIVVEGTTAADIPGVPPQRQPSGQGKGPVITVADNSFIAPRRLVKALEDTAVRESIPYQIKTPCYGSTDAGVIHQSRAGIFTGIVSVPCRYIHSPFSTCRLSDFDYTWKLLAAFCREATRIDRA from the coding sequence ATGAATTCGTATGAGTTGCTGGAGAAGCTCTGCAACCTGCCCGGGGTGACCGGTTTCGAAGAGGCGGTGCGCGAAACAATTGCCAAGATCGTCGAGCCTATGGTCGACGAGCTTCGGGTTGACACTCTGGGAAATCTGATTGCCATACGACGAGGTCTTTCCGGTTTCAGACTGATGCTGGATGCGCACATGGATGAGATCGGTTTTCTGGTGCAGCACATTGACGAGCAGGGCTTCATCCGCATCGTTCCCGTAGGCAGCTGGGATCAGCGGTTGCTTCCAAGTCATCTGCTGACGATTGTAACCGCCGACGGACGGCGTATCGAGGGGGTGGTTGGCACGCAGCCGCCGCACATTCTGAGGCCGTTCGATATGGACAAGGTTATCCCTATGGAGGAGATGTTTCTCGACATCGGCGCAACGACGCGGCAGGAGGTCGTTGCGGCAGGGGTGTCCATAGGCGATCCGATCCTCGCGCATTATCCTTTCCGCCGAATCGGCCGGGAGACGGTGGCGGGCAAGGCACTCGACGATCGGGCGGGCTGCGCAGCGATCATCAGGACGCTACAGGCCCTGCAGGGAGCGGAAATCGAGGCGACCGTCGTCGCTGCCTTCGTGGTGGCAGAGGAGCGGGGTATGATGGGAGCTCGTACGGCCGCTTACCAGGCCGAACCGGATCTGGCGATCGTTGTGGAGGGGACAACCGCAGCCGATATCCCCGGAGTCCCGCCGCAGCGGCAACCCTCCGGGCAGGGGAAGGGACCGGTCATCACTGTCGCCGACAACAGCTTCATCGCCCCGAGGCGGCTAGTGAAGGCGCTGGAAGATACAGCCGTGCGCGAGAGCATTCCGTACCAGATCAAAACCCCCTGCTATGGCAGCACCGATGCCGGGGTCATTCACCAGTCACGAGCCGGCATATTCACCGGCATCGTCTCCGTACCCTGCCGCTACATCCACTCGCCATTCAGCACCTGCCGCCTCAGCGACTTCGATTACACCTGGAAGCTCCTGGCGGCTTTCTGCAGGGAAGCCACTCGAATCGATCGAGCTTGA
- a CDS encoding NUDIX domain-containing protein, which yields MEKTDGNKGWSLFTTAPTKLDKEWLQGDLEIRIDAYRARYEWPDGYPRRAQVADELLPWSVPYSDYNPPYYVARTVLDNDCTQKPGGWADPEDVSKVESFPAESFEGTLQFDGQGRPLNPRGRCGMAGRGLLGKWGPNFAADPIITRLHPKFGDLEMLAVQRRDNGQWAIPGGMVDKGEDVSRTLARELAEETGVTLDLSQAQLVYQGFVDDPRTTDHAWIETTAKHLHLDKETAGKLELEAGSDALAVHWLPITERSLHKLYASHGYFVVAALAQLNRRQPGLLPDSALKALAGFFK from the coding sequence ATGGAAAAAACCGACGGCAACAAGGGTTGGAGCCTTTTTACGACGGCTCCCACCAAGCTGGACAAGGAATGGCTCCAGGGTGATCTGGAGATTCGCATCGATGCCTATCGTGCCCGTTACGAGTGGCCCGATGGTTATCCGCGCAGGGCCCAGGTGGCCGACGAACTTTTACCTTGGTCGGTCCCCTATTCCGACTACAATCCCCCTTACTATGTCGCACGGACGGTGCTCGACAACGACTGCACCCAAAAACCGGGCGGCTGGGCCGATCCGGAGGACGTGTCCAAGGTTGAAAGCTTTCCGGCCGAGTCCTTCGAAGGGACCCTGCAATTTGATGGACAGGGGCGTCCCCTCAATCCCCGCGGCAGATGCGGAATGGCCGGCAGGGGTCTGCTCGGCAAGTGGGGGCCGAACTTTGCCGCCGACCCGATCATTACCCGGCTTCACCCCAAATTCGGCGACCTTGAAATGCTCGCCGTCCAGCGTCGGGACAACGGGCAGTGGGCCATCCCCGGCGGCATGGTGGACAAGGGGGAGGACGTATCCCGGACCTTGGCAAGGGAATTGGCCGAGGAAACCGGAGTCACCCTCGACCTGTCCCAGGCGCAGCTGGTCTACCAGGGTTTTGTCGATGATCCCCGCACCACCGATCATGCCTGGATCGAGACGACGGCCAAGCACCTCCATCTGGACAAGGAGACCGCCGGCAAGCTGGAGCTCGAAGCCGGCAGCGATGCCCTGGCTGTTCATTGGCTGCCGATCACCGAACGCAGTCTGCACAAGCTCTACGCCAGCCACGGCTATTTCGTGGTCGCCGCCCTGGCCCAGCTCAACCGCCGCCAGCCCGGTCTGCTGCCGGACAGCGCCCTCAAGGCCCTGGCGGGATTTTTCAAGTAG
- a CDS encoding SagB/ThcOx family dehydrogenase: protein MSRKSGREFMEQTKHKYMSPSDQQRNLPQPPLTWPGQEDRANIDLPAPAGLVVKPVDMLEVITRRVSHRDYADVPLSLLELSYLLWCTQGVKKVYADYMTLRTVPSAGARHAFETVLLVNRVEDLEPGVYRYLAIGHRLELVSTLPDFAERFTAACYDQRFIADCGVTFLWVAVPYRMTWRYSERGYRYLHLDAGHVCQNLYLAAEAIGAGVCAVAAFNDEELNSLLGLDPEEAFVIYLAAVGKLLQ, encoded by the coding sequence TTGAGCAGAAAAAGCGGCAGGGAATTTATGGAGCAGACCAAACACAAGTATATGAGTCCGAGCGATCAGCAAAGGAATTTGCCGCAGCCACCCCTGACCTGGCCGGGGCAGGAAGATCGTGCTAATATCGATCTTCCTGCCCCGGCCGGACTGGTCGTGAAGCCGGTTGACATGCTGGAGGTGATCACCCGGAGGGTCAGCCATCGGGATTACGCGGATGTGCCACTGTCACTGCTGGAGCTGTCCTATCTGCTGTGGTGCACACAGGGGGTCAAGAAAGTCTATGCCGATTACATGACCTTGCGAACCGTGCCTTCCGCCGGCGCCCGCCATGCCTTTGAAACGGTTCTGCTGGTCAACCGGGTGGAGGACCTCGAGCCGGGGGTGTATCGCTATCTGGCGATCGGGCATCGACTGGAGCTCGTCTCCACTCTGCCCGATTTTGCCGAACGCTTTACCGCTGCCTGTTATGATCAGCGATTCATTGCCGATTGTGGGGTAACCTTTTTGTGGGTGGCCGTGCCTTACCGGATGACATGGCGCTATTCTGAACGGGGCTACCGCTACCTGCACCTCGATGCCGGTCATGTCTGCCAGAACCTCTATCTTGCGGCGGAAGCCATCGGTGCCGGGGTGTGTGCCGTGGCGGCTTTTAACGACGAGGAACTGAACAGTCTTCTGGGCCTGGATCCGGAGGAGGCGTTCGTCATCTATCTCGCTGCCGTTGGCAAATTGTTGCAGTAA
- a CDS encoding class I SAM-dependent methyltransferase, with amino-acid sequence MTSSEWSTEIVNSRICDAAGRKRYAAGSPDLEEVEAYSRCLPENSRIGVVLGMTPELRNLAARHCIQLICIDHSGSAISTYRDWLSPSLAAREHIIQGDWNDLKNVLPEPADFILGDGIFGNVVPFADYSSLLGLISSALSPRGCFVTRQCLMLEGIPENGQHRQWLLKRYRNKDLDEAGFGLSMRLHGYADMAYDRETSILDNKKVFAAIEADFQAGFFQLSEYQIIRRYFFQGLNSIPSKENWETMLKANNFRFERQCCKGKYWYQYYSIYSCRPAERGQVRP; translated from the coding sequence ATGACAAGCAGCGAGTGGAGCACCGAAATTGTCAACTCGCGAATCTGCGATGCGGCCGGCAGGAAACGCTATGCTGCCGGCTCTCCGGACCTTGAAGAAGTCGAGGCATATTCGCGATGTCTGCCAGAGAACAGCCGTATCGGCGTCGTCCTGGGGATGACTCCGGAACTGAGAAATTTAGCGGCAAGACATTGCATCCAGCTGATTTGCATAGACCATAGCGGCTCGGCCATATCCACTTACCGGGACTGGCTGTCACCTTCCCTGGCCGCCAGGGAGCATATAATTCAAGGGGACTGGAACGACCTGAAGAACGTCCTCCCCGAACCTGCCGATTTTATTCTTGGTGACGGAATTTTCGGCAACGTTGTCCCCTTCGCCGACTATTCCAGTCTGCTCGGCCTGATAAGCTCGGCACTGTCCCCCCGAGGCTGTTTTGTCACCCGCCAGTGTCTCATGCTGGAGGGGATTCCGGAAAATGGGCAGCACCGGCAATGGCTGCTCAAAAGATATCGGAATAAGGATCTGGATGAGGCAGGGTTCGGTCTGAGTATGCGCCTGCACGGCTATGCAGATATGGCCTACGATCGGGAAACCTCGATTCTGGATAACAAAAAGGTTTTCGCTGCAATTGAAGCCGATTTTCAAGCCGGTTTTTTTCAACTCTCCGAATATCAGATTATACGGCGGTACTTTTTTCAGGGGTTGAACTCCATCCCATCAAAAGAAAACTGGGAAACAATGTTGAAGGCGAACAACTTCCGCTTCGAAAGGCAATGTTGTAAAGGGAAATACTGGTATCAGTACTACTCGATATATTCCTGCCGTCCTGCCGAAAGGGGTCAAGTCCGCCCTTGA
- a CDS encoding glycosyltransferase: MRLILIAAGLIDMSGHHYMEARAFKETATQNGQECTILAHREIKDTIRDELGALPLFQLTPYQRLFHKWWLGQFLDFRVYGQMMCRELLNLNPGMVSASDVLVSTLTKARDMQGLALWLSRIPREKRPFVAINFMIDDISKPGSKTGEWRFRLKPALLYRVAFSRLRQELGNNRLLLSAGSTTFAQAMTRILGHPVLSFPIPVQHDLPTRRIDNTSAGKPPLIVFLGHMRKEKGADLIGSVIARVLEQSPDCRFLLQANPEGWEHRWRQEIGPIGAARVDIHRGEMTQDEYQDAMNRADLVLLPYNPAGYALQTSGIFSEAMAMERISVIPEGTWMADMSRKYGGGAVIFPRFEETAMAAAVCRALQGLPDLTRDMGTISSRWRESMGMKTFLQRILDAARPSDAASKAALQINS; this comes from the coding sequence ATGAGACTCATCCTCATTGCCGCCGGACTGATCGACATGAGCGGCCATCACTACATGGAAGCCCGCGCGTTTAAGGAAACGGCCACCCAAAATGGCCAGGAGTGCACAATCCTGGCTCATCGGGAGATCAAGGACACGATTCGCGATGAACTGGGAGCCCTTCCTCTCTTCCAGCTCACACCCTACCAGCGACTTTTTCACAAATGGTGGCTGGGACAGTTTCTGGATTTCAGAGTCTATGGGCAAATGATGTGCAGAGAGTTGTTGAACCTGAATCCTGGGATGGTTTCTGCTTCCGACGTCCTGGTTTCCACCCTCACCAAGGCACGCGACATGCAGGGTCTGGCGTTATGGCTGTCTCGGATCCCTCGAGAAAAACGTCCTTTTGTGGCCATTAACTTCATGATCGACGACATTTCAAAACCTGGAAGCAAAACAGGCGAGTGGCGATTCAGGTTAAAACCGGCGCTGCTGTACCGCGTCGCCTTTTCCCGCCTTCGCCAGGAACTGGGCAACAACCGGCTCCTGTTGTCTGCCGGCAGCACCACCTTCGCCCAGGCCATGACCCGCATCCTTGGCCACCCGGTTCTCTCTTTTCCCATCCCCGTTCAACACGATCTTCCCACCCGCCGAATAGACAACACCTCCGCCGGCAAACCGCCCTTGATCGTTTTTTTGGGGCATATGCGGAAGGAAAAAGGAGCCGATCTGATAGGCTCGGTGATCGCCAGGGTTCTGGAACAATCTCCCGATTGTCGATTTTTGTTACAGGCCAACCCGGAAGGTTGGGAACATCGCTGGCGCCAGGAAATCGGGCCGATCGGCGCGGCGCGTGTGGACATCCATAGGGGTGAAATGACCCAGGATGAATACCAGGATGCCATGAACAGAGCGGATCTCGTGCTGCTCCCCTACAATCCAGCCGGGTACGCCTTGCAGACATCCGGGATATTCTCCGAAGCAATGGCCATGGAAAGGATAAGTGTTATCCCGGAAGGAACCTGGATGGCCGATATGTCGCGTAAATATGGAGGTGGCGCGGTCATCTTCCCGAGGTTTGAAGAGACCGCGATGGCCGCGGCCGTTTGCAGGGCGCTGCAGGGCCTGCCGGATCTGACCAGGGATATGGGAACCATCAGCAGCAGGTGGCGGGAGAGCATGGGGATGAAAACTTTTCTGCAGCGTATTCTCGATGCAGCCCGCCCATCGGATGCCGCATCCAAGGCTGCTTTGCAGATCAATTCTTGA
- a CDS encoding EamA family transporter, producing MVFKEFLCVLCVLCGECFKWPFAFRSAARALPSILHIDSDLMSSWYLLTLASLVLLGGQRFLYKVAAEAGCNAAMTTLSFMGSVALFSWIAYFAEGAVFLQPGPLLIVGLVNSVGFLGSSLASIEALKELPASVAYTLTRLSTVLVVIFSLLYFGERLSTTQSIGVILALAVLLLFAGKWEDGGERAGNYRRGFFLAILAILAGAAASISSKFAAMYVDKFGFMAVSYSFGALFSILARKQLLPDKPGERTGPALWIGLAMGITNFIGYYALLEALAVGPLAIIAPLTSMHFVIAILLSLIIYRERTSFLRLAGIGLTVASILLMKA from the coding sequence TTGGTATTCAAAGAATTTCTCTGTGTCCTCTGTGTGCTCTGCGGCGAATGCTTTAAATGGCCTTTTGCTTTCCGCAGCGCTGCGCGAGCACTGCCTTCCATCCTGCACATCGATAGCGACCTCATGTCTTCCTGGTATCTGCTGACTCTCGCTTCCCTGGTTCTGCTCGGCGGACAGCGGTTTCTCTACAAAGTTGCCGCCGAAGCCGGCTGCAACGCGGCGATGACGACCCTGTCCTTCATGGGATCGGTGGCTCTTTTCAGCTGGATCGCCTATTTCGCAGAGGGAGCCGTGTTTCTTCAGCCGGGTCCCCTGTTGATCGTGGGTCTCGTCAACAGCGTCGGTTTTCTCGGCAGTTCCCTCGCCTCGATCGAGGCGTTGAAGGAATTGCCTGCCAGTGTCGCCTATACCCTGACCCGGCTCAGTACGGTGCTGGTCGTGATCTTTTCTCTCCTCTATTTCGGGGAGCGGCTGAGCACCACCCAAAGCATCGGCGTGATCCTCGCCCTGGCAGTGCTTCTGCTCTTCGCCGGCAAGTGGGAGGATGGCGGCGAGAGGGCAGGGAACTACCGACGAGGTTTTTTCCTGGCCATCCTGGCGATATTGGCCGGAGCAGCCGCTTCCATCTCCAGCAAGTTCGCCGCGATGTATGTGGACAAATTCGGCTTCATGGCGGTTTCCTACTCCTTCGGCGCCCTGTTCTCCATCCTTGCCCGCAAACAGCTGCTGCCGGACAAGCCGGGAGAGCGGACCGGGCCCGCCCTCTGGATCGGACTGGCCATGGGTATTACGAATTTCATCGGCTACTATGCCCTGCTCGAAGCTCTGGCCGTGGGCCCTCTGGCGATCATCGCGCCCTTGACCAGCATGCACTTTGTCATTGCCATCCTTCTTTCACTCATCATCTACCGGGAGCGGACCTCCTTCCTGCGCCTGGCCGGAATCGGGCTCACCGTGGCGTCCATCCTTCTGATGAAAGCCTGA